In Candidatus Bathyarchaeota archaeon, a single genomic region encodes these proteins:
- a CDS encoding DUF371 domain-containing protein has translation MVSVKELITARGHPNISARHRSTFEVTKDPYVTPRGDCIIAVSASKAAADLSPEFKNLLKNSTTVVVFRLEVEDYTWIVRGYGSESMVLTDERSMVFRRSRYVCPRTVMIGADKSAVDLPREIVEALRKPDTPIQITLEAYRRDTSACE, from the coding sequence ATGGTTTCTGTGAAGGAGCTTATAACGGCTAGGGGTCATCCGAACATATCGGCTAGGCACAGGAGCACGTTCGAAGTTACAAAGGACCCCTACGTGACACCAAGGGGGGACTGCATAATAGCTGTGTCAGCTTCTAAGGCAGCGGCCGACCTAAGCCCTGAGTTTAAAAACCTACTTAAAAATAGCACCACAGTCGTCGTTTTTAGACTTGAAGTCGAGGACTATACGTGGATCGTCAGGGGCTATGGGTCTGAATCCATGGTTTTAACCGACGAAAGGTCTATGGTCTTCCGTAGGAGTAGATATGTCTGTCCGCGAACCGTCATGATAGGAGCTGATAAATCCGCGGTAGACCTGCCTAGGGAGATAGTCGAAGCTCTGAGAAAACCTGACACGCCTATACAGATAACTCTCGAGGCCTATAGAAGAGATACCTCGGCTTGTGAATAA
- a CDS encoding DEAD/DEAH box helicase family protein produces the protein MAKLRWRDYLGMLERSPSSLGRVLRNLTPRISLSKPVEVQILHTKYTLWSFQERILKRITGSTLILGLPTGLGKTYIAGAYLARESRVKPIRVLFLVPSIPLGVQQTLFARNMLGVRHAYFISGAVPPEKRARLGVWNWGFIVCTPQTVYNDFLKKIDHVLEEAKKREDPVGFLKNHLDEAPIPFDIIIADECQNYIGETDGYGILLTAKACGVKILALSATPQLHSARRLEELRRIFDRIEVISIGEDAVKAMVPKRTLRILRLPTPPTLLKLYKMLNKLVDSYRRRVVEAYGEEHLRENCRRHGLCLNMRMLESLRTRIVEDGASSVLGYRAWRLKELQRPLKELKGKSIVDLYRETLFECKNHKHEAVLALLGRRKFKKAIVFMESIRSARQLGLKLLERMGFDKVSILVGKGGMTLEQQASALLHFRSEANVLVATSVAEEGLDIPSADFEVWLDPPSNPKKWIQRFGRILRRPKGKKEALVYALVSDGTHEEAKLRRVLKLSERVYGFTQNVSVERFRRISGPQKTLKGFIG, from the coding sequence ATGGCTAAGCTGAGATGGAGAGATTACCTAGGGATGCTCGAGAGAAGCCCGTCTTCTCTAGGCAGGGTTTTAAGAAACCTGACCCCTAGAATTTCCCTCTCGAAGCCCGTAGAAGTCCAAATTCTACACACTAAATACACGCTATGGAGCTTCCAAGAGAGAATTCTAAAACGGATAACAGGGTCTACTCTTATACTCGGTTTACCCACGGGCCTCGGTAAAACCTACATAGCCGGAGCATATCTTGCGAGGGAATCCCGGGTTAAACCGATCAGGGTGCTCTTTCTTGTTCCATCGATACCGCTAGGCGTTCAGCAGACGCTTTTCGCGAGAAATATGCTAGGCGTCAGACACGCCTATTTCATATCGGGAGCCGTCCCACCTGAGAAGAGGGCTAGGCTCGGCGTTTGGAACTGGGGCTTCATCGTGTGCACACCGCAAACAGTGTACAACGATTTTCTGAAAAAAATCGACCACGTCTTGGAAGAGGCTAAGAAACGCGAAGACCCCGTGGGTTTTCTTAAGAACCATCTCGACGAGGCCCCGATACCCTTCGATATCATAATAGCAGACGAATGTCAAAACTACATAGGTGAAACAGACGGCTATGGAATACTTTTAACTGCTAAAGCATGCGGGGTGAAGATACTCGCCCTCAGCGCCACGCCTCAGCTACATTCCGCTAGAAGACTTGAAGAGCTCAGGAGGATTTTCGACAGGATAGAGGTCATCTCTATAGGGGAAGACGCGGTTAAAGCGATGGTGCCTAAGAGGACCTTAAGAATCCTGAGGCTACCTACCCCTCCTACCTTGCTTAAACTATATAAGATGCTTAACAAACTCGTCGACTCGTATAGACGTAGGGTCGTCGAAGCATACGGCGAAGAGCATCTACGTGAAAACTGTAGACGTCATGGACTTTGTCTGAACATGAGGATGTTGGAATCTCTAAGAACGCGAATAGTCGAAGATGGCGCCAGTAGCGTTTTAGGCTATAGAGCCTGGAGACTTAAAGAGCTTCAGCGACCTCTGAAAGAGCTTAAAGGCAAATCCATCGTAGATCTCTACCGAGAGACACTCTTTGAATGTAAAAATCATAAACACGAGGCTGTTTTAGCCCTATTAGGTAGGAGGAAATTCAAGAAGGCCATAGTGTTTATGGAATCTATAAGGTCTGCTAGACAGCTTGGGCTAAAGCTTCTTGAGAGAATGGGCTTCGACAAAGTCTCTATCCTCGTTGGTAAAGGCGGTATGACTCTTGAACAACAGGCGTCGGCGCTTTTACACTTCAGAAGCGAAGCCAATGTCTTAGTGGCCACATCGGTCGCCGAGGAGGGGCTTGATATTCCATCGGCCGACTTCGAGGTTTGGCTTGACCCACCTAGTAATCCTAAAAAATGGATTCAAAGATTCGGTAGGATTCTCAGGCGACCTAAAGGTAAAAAGGAGGCCTTGGTGTATGCTCTCGTATCAGATGGCACTCATGAAGAGGCTAAGCTACGTAGAGTACTGAAGCTCTCTGAGAGAGTCTATGGGTTTACGCAGAACGTCTCGGTCGAACGTTTTAGACGAATATCTGGTCCCCAAAAGACCCTGAAGGGCTTCATAGGCTAA